The Teredinibacter sp. KSP-S5-2 genomic interval GTTCTAACGTGCTCAATAAAATCGCCGGTACCATTAATTCCCAGCATGACCTCATCGGTTCTTAGCTTTTCTGCGGCCTGTTCGAAACGATCAACAATTTCTTGCGTTTCAGCAAAAGCACTTCCCTCCGGCATTTTAGCCGAGGCGGCCACATAATCACTGGCGACGTTGGGCATAAAGCTGGATTTCATCCAACCTGTTGCATAGAGTGAAATCGATAGAAAAAAAGCCAGTAAAAAAGCGACAACTGTTGCAAAACTGTTATGCAATATATTGTGTAATCGAGGCGCGTAGACATTTTCAATAAAACGACTCATTCCATCCGAAAATATTTTTCGAAAACGCGCAAACTGCTTCAACAGCTCAAATCGACTTTCCTGTTCAGGCTTCATATGGGCCAAGTGGTTTGGCAATATATACATACACTCAAAGAGTGAGAACAATAAACAAAGAATGACGACCATAGGTATGGGGTAACTCATTTTCCCCATCGGCCCAGGAATAAACAACATAGGGGCAAAGAAAATAATAGTACTAACAACAGCAAAGAAAACCGGTTTAGCAACCAACTTCGCTCCGGTTACCGCAGCGGAATTATTTTTCATCCCACCCTGCTGACGGGTATAAATGCTTTCCCCCACAATAATGGCGTCGTCCACAACAATCCCCAACACCATAATAAAGGAGAACAGCGAAATCATATTGATACTGGCTCCAACGTAGGGAAGAACCCAGAATGCGCCCATAAAGGAGATTCCAATCCCGACACAAACCCACGCGGCCAATAGTGGACGTAAAAACAACATCAATACAATAAAGACAAGCACCAAACCACTAAAGGCATTACTCATTAACAGGTTTAAGCGGCCTTTAAACAGTTTTGACCAATCTCGCCAAACGGAAATCGTCACACCTTCTGGCAAGAAATCTTTACTCTTTGCCAGATACGCTTTCACTTCCTTTGTCGAAGACAGTACATCTGGTTTATCCGAAACAGACACTTCCAAAAAGACAGCACGTTCGCCATTAAAGCGGGTTCGGCTATCCAACTCGGTAAAATCATCTTTTACCAAAGCCACGTCTCGAACATATATTTTGCTACCATCTGGATTCGCCCGCACAACAATATTTTCAAAATCCGCTGCAGTATAAGCCTGACTACGTGTTTGAACCTGAATATCACCGTGATCACTTCTGATCATTCCTGCGGGCAAATTTAAAGACGAACCTTTAATCGCGGCAGAGACTTGATCAAAGGTTAAATTATATCGACGTAAATCCTGCTCAGAAATTTCAATGGCCATTTCATAATCACGAGCGCCGTGCAATTCGACATAGGATATTTTGGGCAACAGAGATAACTCATCTCGAACACGAATTCCTGTTTGCTTTAATGCTTTTTCTGAAACATTACCATGTATTGCCAAACTCATTAACGGGCTGCGAGCGATGAACTTGCGGGTAATTGGTCTTTCTGCATTGGGAGGGAAAGTAATGATGGAGTCGACACTGGTTTTTATATCATTGACGACATCATCCGGATCGTATCCTTCAATCACTTCAGCGGTAACAATACCATACCCCTGCCTTGCCTCAGATGAAATTTCGTCTATACCTTCCAGGTCAGCAATGGCTTCTTCTATCCGTATATTAATTTGCTGTTCAACCTCGGTTGGACCGGCGCCAGGATAGGACATTGAAATCTGAACGACTTGTGTTTCAATGGTCGGGAAAACTTCTTTATTTAGATTATTAAAACCGAGAAGACTACCGGCACCACCCAAAAAAATGATAATCATCATTAAATTTGAAGCAACAGGATTTTCAATAAACCATTGAATCATACGTCCCATGGATTACTTCTCCTCAGCTAACAAATACGGTTTTGGTTCAACCTCCTGACCTGGAGAAAGAAAAGCCTGCTGCCCGACAATCACTTTAGTGTTTTGTGTTAGACCATCCCGAATCCAAACATGCCCATCTTGATGCTTGATCACATTAACCTGTTTTTCCTGGACAACATTTTTTTCATCCAGAGCGTAAATACGGTTTCGCCGGAATACGGCGTTCTCCGGCAGTTTTGCTACTTGATCAAGCTGCTTACCCTTGATTTCAACATCAACAAACAACCCCACCAATAAGGGAGGCCGACCAGATGACTCATCGGTGATAAACGGATTTTCGATCTCAGCAACGGCGTAATACATTCGGGATTGCGTATCGACACTGGCTTCCGTTCGCTTAATTTTTCCATCCCAGTAGTAACGTGTTCCGCCAATCTCCGCACTGACCTTTACCGTAGCCAAACTGTCATTTAACCCTTGATTGACACCTAAGGGTAAATCCACCAAAGCAACCTGGCGGTCTGTTAGCGGCAAGCGAACCTCTGCAACACTGGTGTCGTATATCCGCGCAATACGTGTTCCCGGTGTTACGTATTGCCCTAAATCGGCATAGGTTGTTCTTATTCGTCCGGCAAACGGCACGCTTATAGCGGTACGAGCTAAATTCAACTGCGCGTTGTTAACATCCGCCTTGGCGGCTTTCACCGCTTCTTCTGAAGCGGCCAGTTGAGGTTTACGCAAGAATAAGTCGTTGGCATCACGGTTGCCCAAGTCCTGCCATTCCCGTTTTGCCTGACGAGCCCGCCCCCGTTCAGAAGCCAGTGCCTGCTCGGCATTAGCCAGCTTTGATTTAGCACCTGCCAGCGCATATTCATAGTCCGCTCGATCAATACTGACCAGTGTTTCATCCTCGTTAAAAAAGCCACCATCAACAAAGTTTGGTGCAACAGAGACAACTTCACCGGCCACGCGGGCCACAATATCAATCTCCCGCCTGGGCGATACTGTTCCCTGAGTAATGACATCCACACTGGCCTGCTGCATTTGTACGGGCACAACCGCAACTTGCGTCAGAGTTTCTGGTGGTTTAGGGACGGGTTTTGGCTTGGGACTCAACACCACCACCATCACAATGATAAACACGCCAGGAATTAAGATTTTTATCCACAAAGGAAGTCGACGAACTAACTCTCGAATGGCCAAACAGGCTTCTCCTTAGAATAGTTTTATTGCTACAACTGAATACGAACCACACAGTGAAATGGGTTCGCGCATTTTACCCCCTAAAAGCACAAGTAAAAGTTAACTTATGTTAACTCGGGGGGAGATAACGAAAAAAACATTCATCCCCAATAACCCGAGGATATTGAATTCATGCAATTAGTGTGAACAGACCCCAACTTCAATACTGGCTGTTTTTTTACATTATTTGCTATATTGGCTGCCAAAATTGTCTCTGAAGGTAACGGGTAACAATAATGACCGCACGCACAATAAAAATCTCCGTCCTTATGCTGCTAGTGCTTTTCGCTTCTGCGTGCTCAATTAATAAACTACAGCACTCAAAAGCCAAGCCTCTGGAAAATCAGCGGTCAGGCAAAATCACCGTAGACAGAAAAGCTACCGGGCTTTCAGGCGACAAGGTTGGCTGGGGTCGCTTCTCGCTGCTGGCTATCCCGGTGGTTCCCGTCGGTATTCATGGTGATGAGAGTTTACACATTATGGGCAGCGTCCGTGCCGCACTGGAAGCTGCCGGGTACAATGTGGATAAAACCAGCGCATACTCCGTGCTCAATGCCGCCCACCTTCGCGTCCATGTCACCAAACTAAGGTTCAGCAACTACACGCCATTCCTACCAATTCCTATTCCCCTGGTGCCAACATGGGGGATAGCAAAAGTTGAGCTGCGCCTGGAAGATCGTGACGGAGCCGCTATTTGGCAACAGGAAGTGATAGGTCGAAGCTCCAACCTCAAGTTCTGGGATGGCTACAACGCCGCCGCACGCGGTGTAATGAATAATCTGGTTAAGAATATGGCCAAAGCGTTTGCCAGTGACGAATTCTATCGAGCTTCTCTTCGTATAAAGAAATACAGTGATCTCAAAAGCGAGACCGTGGAAGAGAAACTGGATCAGCCCCAGAAAACGGAAGAACCTGCAGTGCCATAATTCGCCACAATCTATCCCAATTCACCACAACCATGCCATAAGAACACCCGGCCGTTGTGGTGGAATACCTCTATAGATTTTCGTATTGGAGGTACATCATGGCATTTGGCAGAAAGAGAATACCCAAACACCTTATTCTCGACCCAGCACCACAGTCATCCAACAAAATAGGTTTTGGCTGGTTGGTGGCAGCACTACTGCTTATCAGCTTGAGCATGTTCGCTTCATCCAAGCTCAGCGCAGATGAGATAAGACACAGCATAAACAATGAAATGACGAATCAAGTGGCCAACACAGTGCTAACAGCAGGCATTTCATCGTCCTCAATTGCCCCGGAACAAATCATATTGTCTCTTAGCTGGTTCTGTTTCTTTGGCCTTTTTGTTTTTCTATTGGTCAGACTATTAAAGAAAGAGCACTAACATCGACCCTATTTCGTTCGCCCCCATGTTTGTCCTGATGATAAGAGCGAACGAAATAACCCGGCCCGCCAAACAATGTTCGCGAAGCCCCTGCCATAAGACGTACAATATGCGTTTTACGGCTATTCACCAGGGTTTTACTGCACATGCAAAATTTGCTCATCATCGTTGTCTGCATGAGTTTGGGTTACTTACTGCAAAAAACAAAAAAATTCCCGGACAATGCGGCACAAACATTAAATTTATATATCATTTATGTTTCAGTTCCTGCCGTAATTTTTTTACAGATTCCCAAAATCCAGTTGGGCTGGTCAGCATTGATCCCGGCATCCGCGGCCTGGATTCTATTAATCCTATCCGCTCTGTTAACACGTTTTGCTGCACGCTTTTTTTCCTGGAGTAAAGCCGAAGAAGGCTGTTTGATGCTGCTTATTCCTCTTGGAAACACATCGTTTCTCGGGCTACCACTGCTTGATGCCACCCTGGGTAAGGAAGCCTTACCCATCGGCCTGCTCTACGACCAGTTTGGTAGCTTTATCGCTCTAAGCACTTACGGCATGTGGGTACTGGCGACCTATTCAGGGGAAAAAGCATCAGCCAAAGAGGCGATAAAAAAAGTTCTCAGCTTTCCACCATTTATTTGTATTTTTCTGGCGTTAGCTCTGACCGGGGTAAATTACCCTAGTTGGGCGGAATCCATTCTCAGTCGTCTGGCAGACACACTTGTTCCAGTCGTTATTGTTGCGGTTGGATTACAGTGGCAGTTTAAAACTGATAATTCGCATATAGGGGCAATCAGTTTTGCCTTGCTCATTAAACTGATGCTTTTACCCGCATTAACCTTTGCTACCCTATCACTGTTTGGCGATTTGGATCTGACAGACAAGGTCACCATATTACAGGCAGGTATGTCCTCAATGATCACAGCGGGCGCTTTGGCATCCAGCCACCAGCTTGCCCCACGGATGTCAGCAGCAATTGTCGGCTATGGAATTCTAATAAGTTTGATCACCGTCCCTATGTGGCACTCAATAATTACTTAATAATGATACATTTTATGTAAGACTTATTTTTTTCATAACAAAGGCTTCAATCTTATGAAGGTATTACAGCCGATTCTATCATTATTAATTCTCTCTCTTTCCACGATCGTATCATCCAACACCATTATTGGTGGACGTCATACAGAAACCGAGGAAGGTTTCCTTTCCAGTTGGCCAGGTACTTACTACGAAGCCCGTTTTACCGGTTCAAAAATTGGAATAAAAGTTAAAGGCCAGGCAGATTACTTTAACGTAGAAATCGATAAGCAATTTCACTCTGTAATACAAGGCAACAATGGTTCACCTCAGTGGATTGAAAACCTTGATAAAGGCACACACGATATTCGATTAAGCAAACGCACAGAATCTCATTATAGCTTCGCGAGCTTCCAGGGTTTTATTCCGGCTAAAGGAGAGAAGTTACTTCCTGTAAAAAATCAACGAACCAGAATGATAGAAATTATTGGTGATTCCAATTTTGCAGGTTACGGAAACGAATCAACCGAACGAGAATGTACAGAAGACGAAATCAGACAAAAATCCAATGCCGATAAAACATTTAGTGTTCTGACAGCCAGGCACTTTAATGCTGACTATCAACTAAACGGCTATTCAGGACAAGGTATGGTACGTAATTGGGGGGGCAACCAACCTGACGTAAATTATCGAATTCACTACCAGAGAACACTTACCGAAGACCCTGCGAGTGTTTATACGCCGCCAAAAGAATGGAAACCCGAGGTCGTCCTTATCGGCCTGGGCTCTAACGACTTTTCGGTCGAAGTAAAAGAAAAAGAAAAATGGACCAACGTCACACTACATAAAGCCTATAAAAAAGCTTACCTCGATTTTTATAGAAAACTAAGACAGCAATACGGCTCCAAAGCTCTGTTTATTTTCGCCTCACAACCCTTAGCAGGTTCAGATTACTTCAATAACTTAGTCGCAGAAATCGTACAGAGTCAGGAGAAAAAAGGAGACCGTATCGCCCACTGGAAAGTCGGAGTTACAGAATTAATCGGATGTCAATGGCACTACTCTTTGAACGACCACCTCGCTGCATCCAAACAGCTGATTGATATTATTGAAAAAAACAAACCGGAATGGAAAAAGCAGTAACAACAAACCCACTGCTGAGCCTCAGCAGTGGGTCGTCTTTTTACACAGAAACCTTATCCAAAGCCTGACTGACATCGGCAATAATATCGTCGATATGCTCTATACCCACCGAGATACGTACCAAATCAGAACTCACACCAGCGGTAGCCAACTCTTCTTCATTTAATTGTCGGTGAGTTGTGGAAGCAGGATGGCAAGCCAAAGACTTGGCATCACCAATATTTACCAAACGTAAAATCATTTGCAACGCATCAATGAACTGCGCTCCAGCTTCTATGCCGCCTTTGATACCAAAACTCAAAATGCCCGAAGCTTTACCACCGGTAATTTTTTTACACACGTCATTGTATGGGCTGGTTGGTAACGCCGCATAATTCACCCAATTCACTTTTTCATGATTCTTTAGGAACTCCGCCAGTTTTTCCGCATTTTCACAATGACGCTCCATGCGTATGCCCAGCGTTTCCAACCCTTGTAGAATTTGAAAAGCATTTAATGGTGATATCGCAGCGCCGGTATTACGCAAAGGCACAACCCGACACCGGCCGATAAACGCAGCCGGACCAAAAGCTTCGGTATACACCACACCATGATAGGAAGGATCTGGTTCATTTAGAATCGGAAAACGATCTTTATTGGCAACCCAATCAAATTTCCCAGAATCGACAATCACACCACCAATAGATGTGCCGTGGCCCCCCATATACTTGGTGAGAGAATGCACGACAATATCTGCACCGAAATCAAAAGCACGGCAAAGAAATGGCGTTGCGACGGTATTGTCGACAATCAGCGGCACGCCTTTTTTATGCGCAACTTCCGCCAGTTGTTTAATATCAACAATATTCCCGGCAGGATTACCAATGGACTCACAAAAAACGGCTTTAGTATTCTCATCTATCGCACTTTCAAAAGCCTGAAAATCATCGTGGGAAACCATACGCACTTCGATTCCCTGCTTTGGCAAAGTGTGAGCAAAGAGGTTATAGGTTCCACCATATAGCTGGCTGGTGCTAACAATATTTGATCCGACCTCACACAAGCACTGAATAGCATATGTGATTGCCGCCATACCTGATGCAACAGCCAGGGCACCAACGCCGCCCTCTAGAGCTGCAACACGCTGTTCCAGAACACCCGTTGTTGGATTCATAATTCGGGTATAGATATTTCCGGGAACAGCTAAATTAAATAGATCTGCACCATGCTGCGTATTATCGAATGTATAGGATGTGGTTTGATAAATAGGCACAGCCGCAGATTTCGTCGTTTGTTCAGACTCATAACCATGATGCAGTGCAATAGATTCCAGTTTCATTCTCTTACCTTGTGAGTAGTGAGTTATTTATTTTGGTGAAACCGCCTATCAAAAACCAATTTACCGGCAGACGGCTTGATATTAATCAACTCTCTCAGTCTGGTATAAAAGTGCATTTTGGGCAACAGCTATTTAACCGGCCACCGCAGTGTAAACCGAGCTCCCCCCATTGCGGAAACATCGACAGACGCCCGCCCTTCGTGCCATTGCATCACTCGCTGAACAATAGACAAGCCCAAACCAAAACCACTTTTTTCAACATTGGTGCCATTTCGCAGGCGAACAAACGCCGAAAAAACACGTTTTCGTTCAGTTTCAGGAATACCCACGCCATCGTCTTCAACCTGAATACAGACCTGCTGCTTGGGACAAGTT includes:
- a CDS encoding efflux RND transporter periplasmic adaptor subunit, translating into MAIRELVRRLPLWIKILIPGVFIIVMVVVLSPKPKPVPKPPETLTQVAVVPVQMQQASVDVITQGTVSPRREIDIVARVAGEVVSVAPNFVDGGFFNEDETLVSIDRADYEYALAGAKSKLANAEQALASERGRARQAKREWQDLGNRDANDLFLRKPQLAASEEAVKAAKADVNNAQLNLARTAISVPFAGRIRTTYADLGQYVTPGTRIARIYDTSVAEVRLPLTDRQVALVDLPLGVNQGLNDSLATVKVSAEIGGTRYYWDGKIKRTEASVDTQSRMYYAVAEIENPFITDESSGRPPLLVGLFVDVEIKGKQLDQVAKLPENAVFRRNRIYALDEKNVVQEKQVNVIKHQDGHVWIRDGLTQNTKVIVGQQAFLSPGQEVEPKPYLLAEEK
- a CDS encoding SGNH/GDSL hydrolase family protein, which gives rise to MKVLQPILSLLILSLSTIVSSNTIIGGRHTETEEGFLSSWPGTYYEARFTGSKIGIKVKGQADYFNVEIDKQFHSVIQGNNGSPQWIENLDKGTHDIRLSKRTESHYSFASFQGFIPAKGEKLLPVKNQRTRMIEIIGDSNFAGYGNESTERECTEDEIRQKSNADKTFSVLTARHFNADYQLNGYSGQGMVRNWGGNQPDVNYRIHYQRTLTEDPASVYTPPKEWKPEVVLIGLGSNDFSVEVKEKEKWTNVTLHKAYKKAYLDFYRKLRQQYGSKALFIFASQPLAGSDYFNNLVAEIVQSQEKKGDRIAHWKVGVTELIGCQWHYSLNDHLAASKQLIDIIEKNKPEWKKQ
- a CDS encoding efflux RND transporter permease subunit, translated to MGRMIQWFIENPVASNLMMIIIFLGGAGSLLGFNNLNKEVFPTIETQVVQISMSYPGAGPTEVEQQINIRIEEAIADLEGIDEISSEARQGYGIVTAEVIEGYDPDDVVNDIKTSVDSIITFPPNAERPITRKFIARSPLMSLAIHGNVSEKALKQTGIRVRDELSLLPKISYVELHGARDYEMAIEISEQDLRRYNLTFDQVSAAIKGSSLNLPAGMIRSDHGDIQVQTRSQAYTAADFENIVVRANPDGSKIYVRDVALVKDDFTELDSRTRFNGERAVFLEVSVSDKPDVLSSTKEVKAYLAKSKDFLPEGVTISVWRDWSKLFKGRLNLLMSNAFSGLVLVFIVLMLFLRPLLAAWVCVGIGISFMGAFWVLPYVGASINMISLFSFIMVLGIVVDDAIIVGESIYTRQQGGMKNNSAAVTGAKLVAKPVFFAVVSTIIFFAPMLFIPGPMGKMSYPIPMVVILCLLFSLFECMYILPNHLAHMKPEQESRFELLKQFARFRKIFSDGMSRFIENVYAPRLHNILHNSFATVVAFLLAFFLSISLYATGWMKSSFMPNVASDYVAASAKMPEGSAFAETQEIVDRFEQAAEKLRTDEVMLGINGTGDFIEHVRTYVSGISIKVDLALVDAELREVSTPEVQKRWRELIGDVPEAEEYRLDYTINSRGEAFRLNLTIGSNKREEQERAAKMVSDALASYPGVFDVKDSLQAARDEVSLSLKPHAETLGVRLSDVARQVRQAFYGDEVQRIPLGEEDVKVLVRYPKDERSRLDQLNDMRVRTSAGVEVPLEEVANIELVPGYTTIKRMYRKRVIIITADMTPGEDPNTIVSDMMHRNMATWKKEFPGFSLAPDGNMKNQMEFMTAILKNFIIALLVIYILMAMAFGSYGKPILVLTAVPFGFMGAVIGHIIMGREVSMLSILGFVACAGVVVNDNLVLLDRILQLRHQGKSVYNAVFQAGKDRFRPIILTSITTFVGLMPIMFEQSVQARFLVPMVISLSFGVMFATVVTLLLVPALYLLGARMVGRELGLEPEPRSYSVTASET
- a CDS encoding O-acetylhomoserine aminocarboxypropyltransferase/cysteine synthase family protein, with product MKLESIALHHGYESEQTTKSAAVPIYQTTSYTFDNTQHGADLFNLAVPGNIYTRIMNPTTGVLEQRVAALEGGVGALAVASGMAAITYAIQCLCEVGSNIVSTSQLYGGTYNLFAHTLPKQGIEVRMVSHDDFQAFESAIDENTKAVFCESIGNPAGNIVDIKQLAEVAHKKGVPLIVDNTVATPFLCRAFDFGADIVVHSLTKYMGGHGTSIGGVIVDSGKFDWVANKDRFPILNEPDPSYHGVVYTEAFGPAAFIGRCRVVPLRNTGAAISPLNAFQILQGLETLGIRMERHCENAEKLAEFLKNHEKVNWVNYAALPTSPYNDVCKKITGGKASGILSFGIKGGIEAGAQFIDALQMILRLVNIGDAKSLACHPASTTHRQLNEEELATAGVSSDLVRISVGIEHIDDIIADVSQALDKVSV
- a CDS encoding AEC family transporter — protein: MQNLLIIVVCMSLGYLLQKTKKFPDNAAQTLNLYIIYVSVPAVIFLQIPKIQLGWSALIPASAAWILLILSALLTRFAARFFSWSKAEEGCLMLLIPLGNTSFLGLPLLDATLGKEALPIGLLYDQFGSFIALSTYGMWVLATYSGEKASAKEAIKKVLSFPPFICIFLALALTGVNYPSWAESILSRLADTLVPVVIVAVGLQWQFKTDNSHIGAISFALLIKLMLLPALTFATLSLFGDLDLTDKVTILQAGMSSMITAGALASSHQLAPRMSAAIVGYGILISLITVPMWHSIIT